A stretch of Henckelia pumila isolate YLH828 chromosome 4, ASM3356847v2, whole genome shotgun sequence DNA encodes these proteins:
- the LOC140866649 gene encoding pumilio homolog 12-like, whose amino-acid sequence MYECDDNSSTPPAAAHRPVPRLPPVPPFNSLEEWKGQLFWKAMDPIGYQYLCRILGGGKPEDVQLIFSELKDQICALMFDRLGGNVVISLCHACNEQQMNHLVSSVTADVDLFLVVCLNSDGSRCIKDFLRCLRTPKQISDVVSVLRRLTPRLVNHDIGSRVISRCLDIFPLPAEETKPILDVISDIFFEMATNRTGCSLLRELLLGSDAFVLENQTGILSKIKEDLRKLSHHPCGRTLVWLLIKLRIQDVEKDLVAQLRGGFALMSMDRYASQVVLILMEEYKEKVAPQIYDEIIHSRDCSRVLLHPDGKSVLKYAKKHSMKSACQTLNQQIPLRANHHGKNVHPKNKTQRICV is encoded by the exons ATGTATGAGTGTGACGACAATAGTTCAACGCCTCCTGCCGCCGCACACAGGCCAGTCCCTCGTCTGCCGCCGGTGCCACCTTTCAACTCTTTAGAAGAATGGAAGGGCCAGTTGTTCTGGAAAGCAATGGACCCGATCGGTTACCAGTACTTGTGTCGCATACTCGGAGGAGGGAAACCAGAAGACGTTCAATTGATCTTTTCGGAGTTGAAAGATCAAATATGTGCGTTGATGTTTGATCGATTAGGTGGGAACGTAGTTATATCTCTTTGTCACGCCTGCAACGAACAACAGATGAACCATTTGGTTTCTTCTGTCACTGCCGATGTCGATTTATTCCTTGTTGTCTGTCTCAACTCTGATGG ATCTCGGTGCATCAAGGATTTTCTCCGGTGTCTCAGGACACCAAAGCAAATATCTGACGTGGTATCCGTTTTGCGACGCCTCACGCCTCGGCTCGTAAACCACGACATTGGTTCTAGAGTTATTAGCCGGTGCTTGGATATTTTCCCTCTTCCGGCCGAAGAAACCAAA CCAATTCTCGATGTCATATCTGATATATTTTTCGAAATGGCGACCAATCGAACTGGATGCAGTCTTCTTCGGGAACTCCTCCTCGGATCAGATGCCTTTGTACTGGAAAACCAAACTGGTATtctctcaaaaataaaagaagatcTACGGAAGTTGTCTCATCATCCATGCGG GCGCACTTTGGTGTGGCTCTTAATAAAACTCAGGATACAGGATGTTGAAAAAGATTTAGTAGCTCAACTGAGAGGGGGGTTCGCTCTTATGTCCATGGACAGATATGCATCCCAAGTAGTCTTGATACTGATGGAGGAATACAAAGAAAAAGTAGCTCCTCAAATCTACGATGAGATAATCCACAGTCGTGATTGCTCGAGAGTCCTACTACATCCTGATGGCAAATCTGTTCTCAAATATGCCAAGAAACACTCTATG AAAAGTGCTTGTCAGACTTTGAATCAACAGATTCCCCTGCGCGCCAATCACCATGGAAAGAATGTCCATcccaaaaataaaacacagaGGATCTGTGTATGA